From Hymenobacter sedentarius, a single genomic window includes:
- a CDS encoding M57 family metalloprotease encodes MKVKNVLSAAAACAASVLAISSCSKEQETVAPADNAKVSQAVLSQIKDMGLTTTGIQRVAGGYLVEGDIVVTDENLANKPSYQMMRVGGEEQYRTTNLVSVGSGRTVSVRVSTALPSAYVTATDEAIRRYNAQSLLIRFTRVTSGGEIVLNQAPSGSSYLASAGFPSGGNPYYQVLVNSGAIGTANASTYIATILSHEMGHCIGFRHTDYMDRSYSCGGAYSNEGASTVGAILIPGTPSAADPNSWMLACIGSGVNRPFNTNDVTALRYVY; translated from the coding sequence ATGAAAGTCAAAAATGTACTTTCCGCTGCCGCCGCTTGCGCCGCCTCCGTCTTGGCAATATCCTCCTGCTCGAAAGAGCAAGAGACCGTAGCCCCGGCCGACAACGCCAAGGTTTCTCAGGCCGTTCTGAGCCAGATTAAGGACATGGGCCTGACGACGACCGGCATCCAGCGGGTTGCCGGCGGCTACCTCGTCGAAGGCGACATTGTGGTGACCGACGAAAACCTGGCCAACAAGCCGAGCTACCAGATGATGCGCGTGGGCGGCGAAGAACAGTACCGCACCACCAACCTGGTGAGCGTGGGCTCGGGCCGCACCGTTAGCGTGCGCGTTTCCACGGCCTTGCCCTCGGCCTACGTGACGGCGACCGACGAAGCCATTCGCCGCTACAATGCCCAGAGCTTGCTCATCCGCTTTACCCGCGTGACGTCGGGCGGGGAAATTGTGCTGAACCAAGCCCCTTCGGGCTCCAGCTACCTGGCCTCGGCCGGTTTTCCCTCGGGCGGCAACCCCTACTACCAGGTGCTGGTTAACTCCGGCGCCATCGGCACGGCCAATGCCAGCACATACATTGCTACCATCCTCTCGCACGAGATGGGGCATTGCATTGGCTTCCGCCACACCGACTACATGGACCGTTCGTATAGCTGCGGCGGTGCTTACTCCAACGAAGGTGCCAGCACCGTGGGCGCCATCCTGATTCCCGGTACGCCCAGCGCCGCCGACCCCAACTCGTGGATGCTGGCCTGCATCGGCTCGGGCGTGAACCGTCCCTTCAACACCAACGACGTAACGGCCCTGCGCTACGTGTACTAG
- a CDS encoding gliding motility lipoprotein GldH has translation MNQRFAFRLATAAGLLCVLTACDPNRVFEQNIDFPNYSWDVQQKPAFTFAIQDTAARYDVYFNVRHASSYGFYNLYVKHTLTGPTGRVGAPLLHQMLLMDPKTGEPKGSGTGDIYDIQLLALPKQHFAKPGNYTLTLEQYMRQDQLPGLMAVGVRVAKHVDKK, from the coding sequence ATGAACCAACGCTTTGCATTCCGATTGGCCACGGCCGCCGGGCTACTGTGCGTGCTCACGGCCTGTGACCCCAATCGGGTGTTTGAGCAGAACATTGACTTCCCAAATTATTCCTGGGACGTGCAGCAAAAGCCGGCTTTCACCTTCGCCATTCAGGACACGGCGGCGCGCTACGACGTGTATTTCAACGTGCGCCACGCTTCCTCCTACGGGTTTTACAACCTGTATGTGAAGCACACCCTCACCGGCCCCACCGGCCGCGTAGGCGCACCCCTGCTACACCAAATGCTGCTGATGGACCCCAAAACCGGCGAGCCCAAAGGCAGCGGAACCGGCGATATCTACGACATTCAGCTGCTGGCTTTGCCCAAGCAGCACTTCGCCAAACCCGGCAACTATACCCTGACCCTGGAACAGTACATGCGCCAGGACCAGCTGCCTGGCCTCATGGCCGTGGGCGTGCGGGTAGCTAAGCACGTGGATAAGAAGTAG
- a CDS encoding DinB family protein has translation MPAVVRATAEFFDQLTNDLLVLRVVAQQRFRPLSAEDLNRRPGPSRWSAGQCLEHLNIVGGYYLPSIARRIAKAQARGSKPTATVKQGFFGGRFINAMRTPASEKSYTTPQRYAPTGTRLPRTVAEVFSRQIDELLRLVLLARQVNANAVLIPNAVFPPLLLRLADQLEFLVVHIQRHVAQAEAVLAGNTVSSKFSAA, from the coding sequence ATGCCTGCTGTCGTCCGTGCCACCGCTGAATTCTTTGACCAACTGACCAACGACCTGCTGGTGTTGCGGGTGGTGGCGCAACAGCGTTTCCGCCCCCTGAGCGCCGAAGACCTGAACCGTAGGCCGGGGCCAAGTCGCTGGAGTGCCGGGCAGTGCCTGGAGCACCTCAACATTGTGGGCGGCTACTACCTGCCAAGCATTGCGCGCCGCATTGCCAAGGCCCAGGCCCGGGGCTCGAAGCCCACGGCCACGGTGAAGCAAGGGTTTTTTGGCGGGCGGTTTATCAACGCCATGCGCACGCCGGCCAGCGAAAAATCCTACACCACGCCCCAGCGCTACGCCCCCACCGGCACCCGCCTGCCCCGCACGGTCGCGGAAGTGTTCAGCCGCCAAATCGACGAACTGCTGCGCCTGGTGCTGCTGGCCCGGCAGGTCAACGCCAACGCCGTGCTCATTCCCAACGCCGTGTTTCCCCCCTTGCTGCTGCGCCTGGCCGACCAGCTGGAGTTTCTGGTGGTGCACATTCAGCGGCACGTGGCCCAGGCCGAAGCGGTGCTCGCCGGCAATACGGTTAGCTCCAAGTTTTCAGCGGCTTAA
- a CDS encoding S8 family serine peptidase — MGLTRLGHTGLARPWKRLARHWQCMALLLLPAVSLPAQTLTPPAGPQAKLAPGLQAAGAQRAARAVRVSVADRPAFQQWVQQQLPAVRVSQPSASARTLAVSGLSTATLVQLAACPFVQFVDVPDRQAHEERQLNNSDLSVNAIAAVQARFPQLAGQGIAVSVKEQPFDPNDIDLKGRVISAGTFPGPPSSHATAMATLIGGAGNSHPLGRGVAREVRLATSDFARLLPDNGTQLTQAGISVQNHSYGVAIENYYGVEAQEYDRQVRQFPTLLHVFSSGNVGTLASPTGTYAGIAGVANVTGQFKMSKNTLTVGATDPSGQVAALSSRGPAYDGRIKPELVAYGEGGSSESAALVSGMGVLLQQTYRDQHSGTLPPATLVKAVLLNSADDLGRPEVDFVSGFGQADALGALAAMRGNQFFNGAVAQGAEQVFTLTVPAGQQLKATLVWADPDAAANAARALVNDLDLELVAPATGQHWQPWVLSAYPHADSLARPARRGADHLNNAEQITLTVPAAGTYELHVRGFAVPQGSQSFSLAYEVNPVGLEWISPQRAGNVRPGAASTVRWHWSGPATTARLEYRPVGQAQWRVASPTVVLTDNHLAWTAPDTVALAQLRLVAGSQAYASDTFAIVRAPTLQVGFTCPEETLLQWTRVPGVAKYQVYQMGATALVPLALTTDTALVLNRAQMAATRYYTVAPILQGKLAEPGGTIDYMTQGTACYFRSFLPRQLVDNTILFNVELGSVYRLRSATLERLGAAGYEAVQTLAPLTKTQFAFTDLPPAAGGYLYRVRLDNLAGQPFYSQVQEAYYLQKGAVQAFPNPVLAGETLRLIAGTSSPVSIRLYDMLGRFQRETTIDGVINQLNTNGLKPGLYLLRVKLESQAEQTIRVVIQ; from the coding sequence ATGGGGTTAACACGACTTGGCCACACGGGCCTTGCCCGGCCGTGGAAGCGGCTGGCGCGCCACTGGCAGTGCATGGCCCTGTTGTTGCTGCCCGCGGTTTCGCTGCCGGCCCAAACCCTGACGCCCCCAGCTGGCCCCCAGGCCAAGCTGGCGCCCGGGCTGCAGGCTGCCGGGGCCCAGCGGGCGGCCCGGGCCGTGCGGGTGAGCGTGGCCGACCGGCCGGCTTTTCAGCAATGGGTGCAGCAGCAGCTGCCCGCGGTTCGGGTGTCGCAGCCCAGTGCTTCGGCCCGCACGCTGGCCGTGTCGGGGCTGAGCACTGCGACGCTGGTGCAGCTAGCCGCCTGCCCCTTCGTACAATTTGTGGACGTACCCGACCGCCAGGCGCACGAGGAGCGACAGCTCAATAATTCGGACTTGTCGGTGAACGCCATTGCGGCGGTGCAGGCGCGTTTTCCGCAGCTGGCCGGCCAGGGCATCGCGGTGTCGGTAAAAGAACAGCCGTTTGACCCGAACGACATCGATTTAAAAGGCCGGGTGATAAGCGCGGGCACGTTTCCCGGGCCGCCTTCCAGCCACGCCACCGCTATGGCCACCCTTATCGGGGGCGCCGGCAATTCGCACCCGCTGGGCCGGGGCGTGGCCCGCGAGGTCCGGCTGGCTACCTCCGATTTTGCCCGCCTGCTGCCCGACAACGGCACGCAGCTAACCCAAGCGGGCATATCGGTGCAAAACCACTCCTACGGCGTGGCCATCGAAAACTACTACGGCGTAGAAGCCCAGGAGTACGACCGCCAGGTGCGGCAGTTTCCCACGCTGCTGCACGTGTTTTCGTCGGGCAACGTGGGCACCCTGGCCAGCCCAACCGGCACATACGCCGGCATTGCCGGCGTAGCCAACGTCACGGGGCAGTTCAAGATGTCGAAAAATACCCTGACCGTGGGCGCCACCGACCCCTCGGGCCAGGTGGCGGCGCTCAGCTCGCGCGGGCCTGCCTACGACGGCCGCATCAAGCCCGAGCTGGTGGCCTACGGCGAAGGCGGCTCCTCCGAGTCGGCGGCGCTGGTGTCGGGCATGGGGGTGCTGTTGCAGCAAACCTACCGCGACCAGCACAGCGGCACGCTCCCGCCCGCCACCCTCGTCAAAGCCGTGCTGCTGAACAGCGCCGACGACCTGGGCCGACCCGAAGTAGACTTTGTGAGCGGCTTCGGGCAGGCCGATGCGCTGGGAGCCCTGGCGGCCATGCGCGGCAACCAGTTTTTTAACGGAGCCGTTGCGCAGGGCGCCGAGCAGGTCTTTACCCTCACCGTGCCTGCCGGCCAGCAGCTGAAAGCCACCCTCGTGTGGGCCGACCCGGATGCGGCCGCCAACGCGGCCCGCGCCCTCGTCAACGACCTGGACCTGGAGCTGGTGGCACCGGCCACCGGCCAGCACTGGCAGCCCTGGGTGCTCAGCGCCTACCCCCACGCCGACTCCCTGGCGCGCCCCGCCCGCCGCGGCGCCGACCACCTGAACAACGCCGAGCAAATTACCCTGACCGTGCCCGCCGCCGGCACCTACGAGCTGCACGTGCGCGGCTTTGCGGTACCCCAAGGCTCCCAGTCGTTCAGCTTGGCCTACGAGGTGAATCCGGTTGGGCTGGAATGGATAAGCCCGCAACGCGCGGGCAACGTGCGGCCGGGAGCTGCCAGCACAGTGCGCTGGCACTGGAGCGGCCCCGCTACCACCGCCCGCCTCGAGTACCGGCCGGTGGGCCAGGCCCAGTGGCGCGTGGCCAGCCCAACCGTGGTTTTGACTGACAACCACCTCGCCTGGACTGCGCCCGATACCGTGGCCTTGGCCCAACTGCGGTTGGTGGCTGGCAGCCAGGCGTATGCTTCCGACACCTTTGCCATCGTGCGGGCGCCCACGCTGCAAGTGGGCTTTACTTGCCCCGAAGAAACCTTGCTGCAATGGACGCGGGTGCCCGGCGTAGCCAAGTACCAGGTGTACCAGATGGGGGCTACCGCCCTGGTACCCTTAGCGCTTACTACCGACACGGCCCTGGTGCTCAACCGGGCCCAAATGGCGGCCACCCGCTACTATACCGTGGCGCCCATCTTGCAGGGCAAGCTGGCCGAGCCCGGCGGCACCATCGACTATATGACCCAAGGCACGGCGTGCTACTTTCGGTCGTTCCTGCCGCGCCAGCTCGTCGACAACACCATCCTGTTCAATGTGGAGCTGGGCAGCGTGTATCGCCTGCGGTCGGCTACGCTGGAGCGCCTGGGGGCCGCGGGCTATGAGGCTGTGCAAACCCTCGCGCCGCTTACAAAGACCCAATTTGCGTTCACCGACTTGCCGCCGGCCGCCGGCGGCTACCTCTACCGCGTGCGGCTGGATAACCTGGCCGGGCAACCGTTTTACAGCCAGGTCCAAGAGGCGTATTACCTCCAGAAGGGGGCGGTCCAAGCTTTTCCTAACCCCGTATTGGCGGGCGAAACCCTGCGGCTGATTGCCGGTACGAGCAGCCCGGTGAGCATTCGCCTCTACGACATGCTGGGCCGGTTCCAACGCGAAACCACTATCGACGGCGTTATCAACCAGCTCAACACCAACGGCCTGAAGCCAGGACTGTATCTGCTCCGCGTGAAGCTGGAAAGCCAGGCCGAACAAACCATCCGTGTAGTCATTCAATAG
- a CDS encoding M57 family metalloprotease has protein sequence MSLSSQFPAAYSAAIDEAILRYNSANLQLHFTRVANDAASDLPVKYSADLGPGVLGQSGGFPSSAGNPAPGFTLVPNVINSTNTNYIGTIMAHEMGHCIGMRHTDYYNRQYSCGGGKSNEGASTVGAILIPGTPSLAEPNSWMLACVGSGVNRPFTANDLTALNYIY, from the coding sequence GTGAGCTTGTCGAGCCAGTTTCCCGCGGCGTACTCGGCGGCCATTGACGAAGCCATTCTTCGCTACAACAGCGCCAACCTGCAACTGCACTTCACCCGCGTAGCCAATGACGCCGCTTCTGACCTGCCCGTGAAGTACTCGGCTGACCTGGGCCCGGGCGTGCTCGGCCAGTCGGGTGGTTTCCCGAGCAGCGCCGGCAACCCCGCACCGGGTTTCACGCTGGTGCCCAACGTGATTAACAGCACGAACACCAATTACATTGGCACCATCATGGCCCACGAGATGGGTCACTGCATCGGCATGCGCCACACCGACTACTACAACCGTCAGTACAGCTGCGGCGGTGGTAAATCCAACGAAGGCGCCAGCACCGTAGGCGCTATTCTGATTCCCGGCACGCCGTCGCTGGCCGAGCCTAACTCCTGGATGCTGGCTTGCGTGGGCAGCGGCGTTAACCGCCCTTTCACCGCCAACGACCTCACGGCCTTGAACTACATCTACTAG
- a CDS encoding cold-shock protein, whose amino-acid sequence MLTGTVKFFDDTKGFGFIVADDNQEEIFVHQTGLIHEIQEGDRVQFNIKAGKKGPNAVDVTRLQ is encoded by the coding sequence ATGCTCACCGGCACCGTTAAGTTTTTCGACGACACCAAAGGCTTCGGCTTCATCGTCGCCGACGACAATCAGGAAGAAATATTCGTCCACCAAACCGGCCTCATCCACGAAATTCAGGAAGGCGACCGGGTTCAGTTCAATATCAAAGCCGGCAAAAAAGGCCCTAACGCGGTGGACGTAACCCGCCTGCAATAG
- the ricT gene encoding PSP1 domain-containing protein: protein MACSSCSSGGGCGTKPGGCKSNGGCSTGGCNRLNVFDWLQDVEVPDSFAGFDIVEVRFKGGRKEFMRNDQRLPLFTGDAVVVDAAGSGWHLGHVSLKGELVRLQMRKKKVPTDSKEIRSILRIATPEDVERWEAVRDLENGTMFRARAMVGELRLRMKLSDVEYQADRTRALFYYSAEDRVDFRELIRRLADEFRVRVEMRQISLRQEAGRIGGIGVCGRELCCSTWLQDFKTVSTTAARYQNLSLNPQKLAGQCGRLKCCLNYELDAYLDALKDIPQVQRPLKTSKGEAFLQKTDIFRRRMWFAFKGDNNWVMLDTARVRELLEMNKRGEVIESLLPPREEAPEPEVSAIVEGNLDRLDGKIKSGSKRPKRKKSRGEADAESRAPREGREPREPRAAAAEGAAAPREARPPREPREVREGRVPRDGRRPAGAAPGGPRPPEQMTSPGPGDIDNPVPALGDVPEQRGRRGAAARPLNRRNGRGRSDAPRPEGEAGEPRPDGGRNRRSDSTRRPDANATPRPAAEGGGEARPRREAGAGERRAEGGERREGRGGRNNRRGGRGPAGDGSAAPAPAPAPAGS from the coding sequence GTGGCTTGTTCATCATGTTCTTCTGGCGGGGGCTGCGGCACCAAGCCGGGCGGCTGCAAATCCAACGGGGGCTGTAGCACCGGCGGCTGCAACCGCCTCAATGTATTCGATTGGCTGCAGGACGTAGAAGTACCCGACTCCTTTGCCGGGTTCGATATCGTAGAAGTCCGCTTTAAGGGCGGCCGTAAAGAGTTTATGCGCAACGACCAGCGCCTGCCGCTGTTCACGGGCGATGCCGTGGTGGTAGATGCCGCTGGCAGCGGCTGGCACCTGGGCCACGTGAGCCTAAAGGGCGAGCTGGTGCGCCTGCAGATGCGCAAAAAGAAAGTGCCCACCGACTCCAAGGAAATCCGCAGCATCCTGCGCATTGCCACCCCCGAAGACGTGGAGCGCTGGGAAGCCGTGCGCGACCTGGAAAACGGCACCATGTTCCGGGCCCGGGCCATGGTGGGCGAGCTGCGCCTGCGCATGAAGCTGAGCGACGTGGAGTACCAGGCCGACCGCACCCGCGCCCTGTTTTACTACTCGGCCGAAGACCGGGTCGACTTCCGGGAGCTGATTCGGCGCCTGGCCGACGAGTTCCGGGTGCGCGTGGAAATGCGCCAGATATCGCTGCGCCAGGAAGCCGGCCGCATCGGCGGCATCGGCGTGTGCGGCCGCGAGCTGTGCTGCTCCACCTGGCTGCAGGACTTCAAAACCGTGAGCACCACGGCCGCCCGCTACCAAAACCTGAGCCTGAACCCGCAGAAGCTGGCCGGCCAGTGCGGCCGCCTCAAGTGCTGCCTCAACTACGAGCTCGACGCCTACCTCGACGCCCTGAAGGACATTCCGCAGGTGCAGCGCCCCCTGAAAACCAGCAAGGGCGAGGCTTTCTTGCAGAAAACCGACATCTTCCGCCGCCGCATGTGGTTTGCCTTTAAAGGCGACAACAACTGGGTGATGCTGGATACGGCCCGCGTGCGCGAGCTGCTGGAAATGAACAAGCGCGGCGAAGTAATCGAAAGCCTGCTGCCGCCCCGCGAAGAAGCCCCCGAGCCCGAAGTATCGGCCATTGTGGAGGGCAACCTCGACCGCTTGGATGGCAAAATCAAGTCGGGCAGCAAGCGCCCCAAGCGCAAGAAAAGCCGCGGCGAAGCTGACGCCGAAAGCCGTGCTCCCCGCGAAGGCCGCGAGCCGCGCGAACCCCGTGCGGCTGCCGCTGAAGGCGCCGCCGCACCCCGCGAAGCCCGCCCGCCCCGCGAACCCCGGGAAGTTCGCGAAGGCCGGGTTCCGCGCGACGGCCGCCGTCCGGCGGGCGCCGCTCCCGGGGGCCCCCGCCCGCCAGAGCAAATGACCAGCCCCGGCCCCGGCGATATAGACAACCCGGTACCAGCCTTGGGTGATGTGCCCGAGCAGCGCGGCCGCCGCGGGGCCGCCGCCCGCCCCCTGAACCGCCGCAACGGCCGAGGCCGAAGCGACGCCCCCCGCCCCGAGGGCGAGGCCGGCGAGCCCCGGCCCGATGGTGGCCGCAACCGCCGTTCCGACTCTACGCGCCGCCCCGATGCCAACGCGACACCCCGCCCAGCTGCTGAAGGCGGCGGCGAAGCCCGGCCCCGGCGTGAGGCTGGGGCAGGAGAGCGCCGGGCCGAAGGCGGCGAGCGCCGCGAAGGCCGCGGTGGGCGCAACAACCGCCGCGGTGGCCGTGGACCGGCCGGTGACGGCAGCGCCGCTCCCGCGCCAGCTCCTGCCCCGGCTGGCTCCTGA
- a CDS encoding zinc-dependent alcohol dehydrogenase — translation MKALRIHGAKDVRVDTVDDPEILDARDAIIRVTSTAICGSDLHIYNGSIPQPRPMTLGHEFMGIVEEVGKGVGNLKRGDRVVVPFPIACGHCLFCNHDLPGHCENSNPEHYGPEGGLMTEKGGALFGYTDLYGGYDGGQAEYVRVPYADFGPRKVPDNLTDEQVLFLTDIFPTGYTGIDWAGVKGGEVIAIFGAGPVGLMAAKSAWLRGASRVIIIDTQQYRLDKARQTSNAETILWESHQQVVDEIRSMSRGYGADVCVEAVGFEPDRSLGDRAKAVINLEKGSDKVLLACMSAVRRGGFVSVLGVYSSPFDNFPIHQFFDKGITLKGGQAPAHKHIDRLLQHVANGDVRLDDIISHRLPLSQAAHGYDIFRNKKDNCTKVVLKPGA, via the coding sequence ATGAAAGCACTCCGAATTCACGGCGCGAAAGATGTCCGCGTGGACACTGTAGACGACCCGGAAATCCTGGACGCCCGCGACGCCATTATCCGCGTCACCAGCACGGCCATTTGCGGGTCCGACCTGCACATCTACAACGGCAGCATCCCGCAGCCGCGGCCCATGACCCTGGGCCACGAATTCATGGGCATTGTGGAGGAAGTGGGCAAGGGCGTGGGCAACCTCAAGCGCGGCGACCGCGTGGTGGTGCCCTTTCCCATTGCCTGCGGGCATTGCCTGTTTTGCAACCACGACCTGCCGGGGCACTGCGAGAACTCCAACCCCGAACACTACGGCCCCGAAGGCGGCCTGATGACCGAAAAAGGCGGTGCCCTGTTCGGCTACACTGATTTGTATGGCGGCTACGACGGCGGCCAGGCCGAGTACGTGCGCGTGCCCTACGCCGATTTCGGCCCCCGCAAAGTGCCCGACAACCTCACCGACGAGCAGGTGCTTTTCCTCACCGATATCTTCCCCACCGGCTACACCGGCATCGATTGGGCCGGGGTGAAGGGCGGCGAGGTCATTGCCATTTTCGGCGCCGGCCCGGTGGGCCTGATGGCCGCCAAATCGGCCTGGCTGCGGGGCGCCAGCCGCGTCATCATCATCGACACCCAGCAGTACCGGCTCGACAAAGCCCGCCAAACCTCCAACGCCGAAACCATCCTCTGGGAAAGCCACCAGCAGGTGGTGGACGAAATCCGCAGCATGAGCCGCGGCTACGGGGCCGACGTGTGCGTGGAAGCCGTGGGCTTCGAGCCCGACCGCAGCCTGGGCGACCGCGCCAAAGCCGTCATCAACCTGGAAAAGGGTTCCGATAAAGTGCTGCTGGCCTGCATGAGTGCCGTGCGCCGGGGCGGCTTTGTGTCGGTGCTGGGCGTGTACTCTTCGCCCTTCGACAACTTCCCCATCCACCAGTTCTTCGACAAAGGCATCACGTTGAAGGGCGGCCAGGCCCCCGCTCACAAGCACATCGACCGCCTGTTGCAGCACGTGGCCAACGGCGACGTGCGCCTCGACGACATCATCTCGCACCGCCTGCCGTTGAGCCAGGCGGCTCACGGCTACGACATCTTCCGCAACAAAAAGGACAACTGCACCAAGGTGGTGCTCAAGCCCGGCGCGTAA
- a CDS encoding M1 family metallopeptidase: MVIFSSLLSALPPRRLVALLGLGLLPSAATWAQTTNSGTDKFAQLETVLPTPNTYRTASGAPGKDYWQQRADYDIKVSLDDAKQAITGRETITYTNRSPDTLPYLWVQLDQNVLAKNSITATTEVSQLQDKMSFAALDALLSDFDGGFKIESVTGKDGKALKTVTNYTMMRVDLPAPLRPGQSFAFNVKWHYNVNGKQPRRNGYEYFPEDKNYLYEIAQWYPRMAVYSDNQGWQHKQFLGSGEFTLPFGDYKVSITAPADHIVGATGTLQNASQVLTATQQKRFEQAKTAKKPVLIVSQEEAVKAEGSRATATKTWSFAAKNVRDFAWVSSRKFIWDAMQIKQDGKPVMCMSYYPKEGNPLWGKYSTEVVAHTIKTYSKHTIPYEYPVAISVHGPIFGMEYPMICFNGGRPEKDGTYSAQTKYAMIGVIIHEVGHNFFPMIVNSDERQWSWMDEGLNSFMQYLTEQEWERNYPSRRGEPANIVEYMRTDKSLQTPIMTNSESVLQFGNNAYAKPATALNILRETVMGRELFDHAFKTYAQRWAYKHPTPADFFRTMEDASAVDLDWFWRGWFYTTDYTDLALESVKAYNVNTKNPAVENQRLQQLQAAAPASISAQRNATELKSTLVDEKPELKDFYNQYNPLAVTPADQQRYTSYLGSLSEEQRQRLGDNQNFYELSLRNVGGLVMPVIVQLTYADNSTEIQTIPAEIWRKNNAQVSKVIVTKKPVISFVLDPFQQTADTDLSNNAFPRQPAASRFELFQQQQQAQPNPMQQAAPKANAQKPESSTGGSK, from the coding sequence ATGGTCATTTTTAGCTCACTGCTCTCCGCCCTCCCCCCGCGCCGGCTGGTTGCTCTGTTAGGACTCGGGTTGCTCCCTTCGGCAGCCACCTGGGCCCAAACCACGAACTCGGGCACCGACAAATTTGCGCAGCTCGAAACCGTGCTGCCCACGCCCAACACCTACCGCACAGCCAGCGGCGCGCCTGGCAAAGACTACTGGCAGCAGCGCGCCGACTATGACATCAAGGTGTCGCTCGACGACGCCAAGCAGGCCATCACGGGCCGCGAGACCATCACCTACACCAACCGTTCGCCTGACACGCTGCCGTACCTGTGGGTGCAGCTCGACCAGAACGTGCTGGCCAAAAACTCCATCACGGCGACCACGGAAGTGAGCCAGCTGCAGGATAAAATGTCGTTCGCTGCCTTGGATGCCTTGTTGTCGGACTTCGACGGCGGCTTCAAGATTGAGAGCGTGACCGGCAAAGACGGCAAGGCCCTGAAGACGGTGACGAACTACACCATGATGCGCGTGGACCTGCCCGCGCCCCTGCGCCCCGGCCAGTCCTTCGCCTTCAACGTGAAATGGCACTACAATGTCAACGGCAAGCAGCCCCGCCGGAATGGCTACGAGTATTTCCCGGAGGACAAAAACTACCTCTATGAAATTGCCCAATGGTACCCGCGCATGGCCGTGTACTCCGACAACCAGGGCTGGCAGCACAAGCAGTTCTTGGGCAGTGGCGAATTCACCTTGCCCTTCGGGGATTACAAGGTGAGCATCACCGCTCCCGCCGACCACATCGTCGGTGCTACCGGCACGCTCCAGAATGCTTCGCAGGTGCTCACGGCTACGCAGCAGAAACGCTTCGAGCAGGCCAAAACCGCCAAAAAGCCCGTGCTCATCGTGAGCCAGGAGGAGGCTGTAAAAGCCGAAGGCAGCCGCGCTACTGCTACCAAAACCTGGAGCTTCGCCGCCAAAAACGTGCGCGACTTTGCCTGGGTTAGCTCGCGCAAGTTCATCTGGGACGCCATGCAAATCAAGCAGGACGGCAAGCCCGTGATGTGCATGTCGTACTACCCCAAAGAAGGCAATCCGCTCTGGGGCAAGTACTCCACCGAAGTGGTGGCCCACACCATCAAGACCTATTCAAAGCATACCATCCCGTACGAGTACCCCGTCGCCATCTCGGTGCACGGCCCCATCTTCGGCATGGAGTACCCGATGATATGCTTCAATGGCGGGCGCCCGGAGAAGGACGGCACCTACTCGGCCCAGACCAAGTATGCCATGATTGGGGTAATTATCCACGAAGTGGGGCACAACTTCTTCCCGATGATTGTGAACTCCGACGAGCGGCAGTGGTCGTGGATGGATGAGGGCCTGAATAGCTTTATGCAGTACCTGACTGAGCAGGAATGGGAACGCAACTACCCCTCGCGCCGCGGCGAGCCCGCCAACATCGTGGAGTACATGCGAACGGATAAAAGCCTGCAAACGCCGATTATGACCAATTCGGAATCGGTGCTGCAGTTCGGCAACAATGCCTACGCCAAGCCCGCCACGGCGCTGAACATCCTGCGCGAGACGGTGATGGGTCGGGAGCTGTTCGACCACGCCTTCAAGACCTACGCCCAGCGCTGGGCCTATAAGCACCCCACGCCGGCCGACTTCTTCCGCACCATGGAAGACGCCTCGGCCGTGGACCTGGACTGGTTCTGGCGCGGCTGGTTTTACACCACCGACTATACCGACCTCGCCCTGGAATCGGTGAAGGCTTACAACGTGAACACCAAAAACCCAGCGGTGGAAAACCAACGCCTGCAACAGCTGCAAGCGGCGGCCCCGGCTTCTATCTCGGCCCAGCGCAACGCCACCGAACTCAAGAGCACGCTCGTCGACGAAAAACCCGAGCTCAAGGACTTCTACAACCAGTATAATCCCCTGGCCGTGACGCCGGCCGACCAGCAGCGCTACACCTCTTACCTGGGCTCGCTCAGCGAAGAGCAGCGCCAGCGCCTCGGCGACAACCAGAATTTCTACGAGCTGAGTTTGCGCAACGTCGGGGGCTTGGTAATGCCCGTGATTGTGCAGCTCACCTACGCCGATAACTCGACCGAAATCCAGACCATCCCGGCCGAAATCTGGCGCAAGAACAACGCGCAGGTGAGCAAGGTGATTGTGACCAAAAAGCCGGTCATCAGCTTCGTGCTCGACCCCTTTCAGCAGACTGCCGACACGGATTTGAGCAACAACGCCTTCCCTCGTCAGCCCGCTGCCTCGCGCTTCGAGCTCTTCCAGCAGCAGCAGCAGGCCCAGCCCAACCCCATGCAGCAGGCCGCGCCCAAAGCCAATGCGCAGAAGCCGGAAAGCTCCACCGGAGGCTCAAAATAG